From Haloarcula sp. CBA1127, a single genomic window includes:
- a CDS encoding ABC transporter substrate-binding protein, whose translation MNRREYIVAAGVGLAGTVAGCSGQSEAGTGSNGATDDATDSGTTTAESTPTATTEPTDSAYSVSMEPVGEVTFESVPEVWVANNGSWADMGIALGLDAPEGVWLPSRYHTQYYDEIPGISVDGSSIQELWGDSGVGKEQFYQIDADIHVMDPNFLQGRGSWEQSDIDEIESQIGPFFGNSIFSTGYEWHDYTYYTLYEAFEKLSQAFRRTDRFEAFQSLHEEFQTSLDDIIPDSKSDRPEVAIMWAGSDEPTSFSPYLIEDGTSFKQWRDLRVRDAFAKTAVRDFHADRSTVDFETLLDIDPEYLLFRGQENKTRSEFEDTVVSFLESDQTGSELTAVQNGNVYRGGPLYQGPITNLVLTERAASQVYDVDRELFDRQRVADIVAGDL comes from the coding sequence ATGAACCGACGAGAGTACATCGTTGCGGCCGGGGTCGGATTGGCAGGTACCGTCGCCGGCTGTTCGGGCCAGTCCGAGGCCGGGACTGGTAGTAACGGCGCGACTGATGATGCGACAGATTCCGGGACGACAACCGCGGAGTCAACTCCGACAGCGACCACGGAACCGACGGACTCGGCCTACTCCGTCTCGATGGAGCCGGTCGGCGAGGTCACCTTCGAGTCAGTCCCGGAGGTCTGGGTTGCGAACAACGGGAGCTGGGCCGACATGGGGATTGCGCTTGGCCTTGATGCACCTGAGGGAGTCTGGCTACCGTCGCGATATCATACCCAGTACTACGACGAGATCCCGGGCATCAGCGTTGATGGGAGTTCGATCCAGGAGCTGTGGGGCGACAGCGGTGTCGGGAAGGAGCAGTTCTACCAAATAGATGCCGACATCCACGTCATGGACCCGAACTTCCTGCAGGGCCGGGGGTCCTGGGAGCAGTCGGATATCGACGAAATCGAGTCCCAGATCGGCCCCTTCTTCGGGAACAGTATCTTCTCGACGGGCTACGAGTGGCACGATTACACCTACTACACGCTGTACGAAGCCTTCGAGAAACTCTCCCAGGCATTCCGGCGGACCGACCGGTTCGAGGCGTTCCAGTCCCTCCACGAAGAGTTCCAGACAAGTCTGGACGACATCATTCCGGACTCGAAGTCCGACCGGCCGGAGGTCGCCATCATGTGGGCAGGGAGCGACGAGCCGACGAGCTTCTCCCCGTACCTCATCGAGGACGGGACCAGCTTCAAACAGTGGCGGGACCTGCGCGTGCGCGACGCGTTCGCAAAGACAGCGGTCAGGGACTTCCACGCCGACCGGAGCACGGTTGATTTCGAGACGCTGCTGGACATCGACCCCGAGTACCTTCTCTTTCGGGGGCAGGAGAATAAGACGCGCTCGGAGTTCGAAGACACGGTCGTCAGTTTCCTCGAATCAGACCAGACCGGGAGTGAACTGACGGCGGTCCAGAACGGGAACGTGTACCGCGGCGGGCCGCTGTATCAGGGGCCGATAACGAACCTGGTCCTCACGGAGCGGGCCGCGTCGCAAGTGTACGACGTGGACCGGGAGCTGTTCGACCGCCAGCGCGTCGCCGATATCGTCGCCGGAGACCTGTAA
- a CDS encoding acyl-CoA carboxylase subunit beta — translation MSQQEEPDDETGAPDDAVEELRQKRAEAELGGGEARIESQHEKGKMTARERIDFLVDDGTFNEVDPFVEHRSTNFGMEEKRFAGDAVVTGYGEVDGRKVFLFAHDFTVLGGSVGEVVADKICKVMDRAIENGVPVIGLNDSGGARIQEGVDSLVGFAKIFERNTKASGLIPQISAIMGPCAGGATYSPALTDFTFMVQDTSHMFITGPDVIETVTGEQVSKEELGGAGSHSTKSGVAHFSYPSEEEALENIRRLLSYLPANNMEDPPRVKPWDDPDREIPGLTDIVPSAPRKPYDMTKVIDAIVDEDSFFEVHGNWARNVVVGFSRMDGQSVGVVANQPRVSAGTLDIDAAEKAARFVRFCDSFNIPILTLVDVPGFMPGTDQEHNGIIRRGAKLIYAYAEATVPLLSVVVRKAYGGAYIVMSSKFLGSDVNYAWPGSEMAVLGPRGAVNILYRNEIADADDPDARRQELMDEFRDEFANPYGPAKRGYLDDVIEPKETRKRLIQDLDLLQRKREDTPPKDHGNIPL, via the coding sequence ATGAGTCAACAGGAAGAACCAGACGACGAGACTGGGGCGCCTGACGACGCGGTCGAAGAGTTGCGACAGAAACGAGCCGAAGCCGAACTCGGGGGCGGTGAAGCCCGCATCGAATCCCAGCACGAGAAGGGCAAGATGACCGCCCGCGAGCGCATCGACTTCCTTGTCGACGACGGGACGTTCAACGAGGTCGATCCGTTCGTCGAGCACCGGTCGACGAACTTCGGCATGGAGGAGAAACGCTTTGCCGGCGATGCAGTTGTCACCGGCTACGGTGAGGTCGACGGCCGGAAGGTGTTCCTGTTCGCCCACGACTTCACCGTACTCGGGGGCTCGGTCGGCGAGGTCGTCGCCGACAAGATCTGTAAAGTGATGGACCGGGCCATCGAGAACGGCGTCCCGGTCATCGGCCTCAACGACTCCGGCGGCGCACGCATTCAGGAAGGCGTCGACTCGCTGGTCGGTTTCGCCAAGATATTCGAGCGCAACACCAAAGCCAGCGGGCTCATCCCCCAGATATCCGCTATCATGGGGCCGTGTGCGGGCGGGGCCACCTACAGCCCGGCGCTGACTGACTTCACCTTCATGGTGCAAGACACCAGCCACATGTTCATCACCGGGCCGGACGTCATCGAGACGGTGACCGGCGAACAGGTGTCGAAGGAGGAACTCGGCGGCGCGGGTTCGCACTCCACTAAATCCGGTGTTGCCCACTTCTCGTACCCGTCAGAGGAGGAAGCCCTCGAAAACATCCGCCGGCTCCTGTCGTACCTCCCGGCGAACAACATGGAGGACCCGCCAAGGGTCAAGCCGTGGGACGACCCCGACCGGGAAATTCCCGGCTTGACCGACATCGTCCCGTCGGCTCCGCGCAAGCCCTACGACATGACGAAGGTCATCGACGCCATCGTCGACGAGGATTCCTTCTTCGAGGTCCACGGCAACTGGGCGCGCAACGTCGTCGTGGGATTCTCGCGGATGGACGGTCAGTCGGTCGGCGTCGTCGCCAACCAGCCGCGCGTGAGCGCGGGAACGCTGGACATCGACGCGGCGGAGAAAGCGGCCCGGTTCGTCCGCTTTTGCGACTCGTTCAACATCCCCATTCTCACGCTCGTCGACGTGCCCGGATTCATGCCCGGAACGGATCAGGAGCACAACGGCATCATCCGGCGGGGCGCGAAGCTAATCTACGCCTACGCAGAGGCGACGGTCCCGCTTCTGTCGGTCGTCGTGCGGAAGGCCTACGGCGGTGCGTACATCGTCATGTCCTCGAAGTTCCTGGGAAGCGACGTGAACTACGCCTGGCCCGGTTCGGAGATGGCAGTGCTCGGCCCGCGGGGAGCCGTCAACATTCTCTACCGGAACGAGATCGCGGACGCCGACGACCCGGACGCCAGGCGGCAGGAACTGATGGACGAGTTCCGCGACGAGTTCGCCAATCCGTACGGGCCGGCGAAGCGGGGCTATCTCGACGACGTCATCGAACCGAAAGAGACGCGCAAGCGCCTCATTCAGGACCTCGACCTCCTGCAGCGCAAGCGCGAGGACACGCCGCCGAAAGACCACGGCAACATCCCACTGTAA
- a CDS encoding phosphotransacetylase family protein, whose protein sequence is MTDTNTLLVTSLEEGIGKTAITLALATRAHDAGYDVGYMKPKGTRLRSAVGKTRDEDPMLARELLDLETDLHDMEPIVYSPTFIQEAIRGREDPDDLRERLQEGIETCSDGTDLLLVEGSSDLTTGSIVDLTDIDIAELLDARVLLVTGYDTPSDTDEILSAAEAIGDRLDGVLFNGVTDATVDELADDVVPFLEGEGIPVHGILPRDRSLAGVTVADLARNLGADILTGDANTDVHVERFSVGAMSGSSALERFRRTRDAVVVTGGDRSEVQTAALEASGINALLLTGGFQPASAVIGQAAEKNVPVLSVQSDTRTTIDRVEEVLRTGQTRNEATVDRMRTLLDDGVDVESLLSIDL, encoded by the coding sequence ATGACCGACACGAACACGCTACTCGTCACGTCACTGGAGGAAGGTATCGGCAAGACGGCTATCACGCTCGCGCTAGCGACGCGTGCCCACGACGCGGGCTACGACGTCGGCTACATGAAGCCCAAGGGGACGCGCCTGCGGAGCGCGGTCGGCAAGACGCGGGACGAGGACCCGATGCTCGCCCGCGAACTGCTCGATCTGGAGACCGACCTCCACGACATGGAGCCCATCGTCTACTCGCCGACGTTCATTCAGGAAGCCATCCGCGGGCGTGAGGACCCGGATGACCTCCGTGAGCGACTGCAAGAGGGCATCGAAACGTGTTCGGACGGGACCGACCTGCTCCTCGTCGAGGGGAGTAGCGACCTGACGACCGGCAGTATCGTCGATCTCACTGACATCGATATCGCGGAACTGCTCGACGCCCGCGTGCTGTTAGTCACTGGCTACGACACGCCCAGTGATACGGACGAAATTCTGTCTGCGGCCGAAGCGATTGGTGATCGACTCGACGGCGTCCTGTTCAACGGCGTCACCGACGCGACGGTCGACGAACTCGCCGACGACGTGGTCCCGTTCCTCGAAGGCGAGGGAATCCCAGTCCACGGCATTCTGCCGCGTGACCGCTCGCTCGCCGGCGTCACGGTTGCCGACCTCGCCCGGAACCTCGGCGCGGACATCCTCACTGGTGATGCCAACACCGACGTACACGTCGAGCGGTTCAGCGTCGGCGCGATGAGTGGGAGCAGCGCACTCGAACGCTTCCGGCGGACACGCGATGCCGTCGTCGTCACCGGTGGCGACCGGTCGGAGGTCCAGACAGCGGCCCTCGAAGCGTCTGGTATCAACGCATTACTCCTCACTGGTGGGTTCCAGCCCGCCAGTGCGGTCATCGGACAGGCGGCTGAGAAAAACGTCCCAGTGCTGTCAGTCCAGTCAGACACGCGGACGACGATAGACAGAGTCGAGGAAGTGCTCCGAACCGGGCAGACTCGGAACGAGGCAACAGTCGACCGTATGCGGACGCTACTGGACGACGGCGTCGACGTCGAGTCGCTGCTGTCAATCGACCTCTAG
- the acs gene encoding acetate--CoA ligase alpha subunit — protein sequence MGRLSTLFAPERVAVVGATDSEGSVGHAVTTNLLDSFAGEVVAVNPNKETVLGLPCYDNLAGLDDPGSVDVAVVVVPPTVAVDVIENAGEAGIENVVVITAGFGETGSDGAERERRLREAAREYDLNLVGPNSLGVMSTPVGLNATFGNEMASDGDISFMSQSGAFITAVLDWAAERDVGFKDIVSLGNKAVLDESDFVAEWGDDPDTDVILGYLEDINDGSSFVQTAREVTQDTPIVLVKSGRTDAGASAAASHTGAMAGSERAYEAGLDKAGTLRVESVQELFDYAQILAGQPLPDGDEIAIVTNAGGPGVMTTDAVGDSDLQLAQFGDETFSRLREEMPDEANIYNPVDIIGDAPAERFETALETVLADDSVSMAVVVACPTAVLSFEELSERIVEQQERFEKPVAATLMGGKSVDAGANVLSEAGVPNYFDPARAVGSLDALRRYREIRATEYEEPTTFDVDRERAREILESGARRGSNRLGVEAMELLDAYGIPTPQGDVVSSPVEAEAIAEEIGDDVVMKIVSPDILHKSDIGGVEVGVPVEDVRDTYEDLVVRARNYQEDATILGVQVQEMVDLDNGVETILGMNRDPQFGPLLLFGLGGIFVEVLEDNTVSVAPVSENEAKGMLDDIDSAPLLRGARGRDPVDEATLVETIQRLSQLVTDFPAIVELDINPLVATPDGVQAVDLRLTLDQEKL from the coding sequence ATGGGACGATTATCGACGTTGTTTGCGCCGGAACGTGTCGCAGTGGTCGGGGCGACCGATTCGGAGGGGTCCGTCGGTCACGCGGTCACCACGAACCTGCTCGATTCGTTTGCAGGGGAGGTCGTGGCCGTAAACCCGAACAAAGAGACAGTGCTTGGATTGCCGTGTTACGACAACCTCGCCGGCTTGGACGACCCCGGGTCGGTCGACGTTGCCGTCGTCGTCGTGCCGCCGACAGTGGCGGTCGACGTTATCGAGAACGCCGGGGAAGCGGGTATCGAAAACGTGGTCGTCATCACCGCTGGCTTCGGTGAGACCGGCAGCGACGGGGCCGAACGCGAGCGACGGCTCCGCGAGGCGGCCCGCGAATACGACCTGAATCTGGTCGGCCCGAACAGCCTCGGCGTGATGTCGACCCCCGTCGGGCTCAACGCCACCTTCGGCAACGAGATGGCCAGCGATGGCGACATCTCCTTTATGAGCCAGTCGGGCGCGTTCATCACCGCCGTCCTGGACTGGGCCGCCGAGCGCGATGTCGGCTTCAAGGACATCGTCTCGCTCGGGAACAAAGCAGTACTCGACGAGAGTGATTTCGTCGCTGAGTGGGGTGACGACCCTGATACTGATGTCATTTTGGGCTATCTCGAAGACATCAATGACGGGTCCTCGTTCGTTCAGACGGCCCGGGAAGTGACACAGGACACGCCGATTGTCTTGGTCAAGTCCGGCCGCACGGACGCGGGTGCGAGCGCAGCCGCCTCCCACACCGGTGCAATGGCCGGGTCGGAGCGAGCCTACGAGGCAGGCCTCGATAAGGCCGGAACGCTCCGCGTCGAATCTGTGCAGGAACTGTTCGACTACGCACAAATTCTCGCTGGCCAGCCGCTCCCGGACGGGGACGAGATCGCCATCGTCACGAACGCCGGTGGTCCCGGCGTGATGACGACCGACGCCGTCGGCGACTCGGACCTGCAACTCGCGCAGTTCGGCGACGAGACGTTCTCCCGACTCCGCGAGGAGATGCCCGACGAAGCCAACATCTACAACCCGGTCGACATCATCGGGGATGCTCCTGCAGAGCGCTTCGAGACAGCCCTCGAAACCGTCCTTGCAGACGACAGCGTCTCGATGGCTGTCGTCGTCGCCTGCCCGACGGCGGTGCTTTCCTTCGAGGAACTCTCGGAGCGCATCGTCGAACAGCAGGAGCGGTTCGAGAAACCCGTCGCGGCGACGCTGATGGGCGGCAAGTCAGTCGACGCTGGTGCAAACGTCCTGAGCGAAGCGGGCGTGCCAAACTACTTCGACCCGGCCCGCGCCGTCGGGAGTCTGGACGCTCTCAGGCGCTACCGGGAGATCAGGGCGACCGAGTACGAGGAGCCAACGACGTTCGACGTGGACCGCGAGCGGGCCCGTGAGATACTCGAATCCGGCGCCCGGCGCGGGTCGAACCGGCTCGGCGTGGAAGCGATGGAACTGCTCGACGCGTACGGAATCCCGACACCACAGGGCGATGTCGTCTCCTCGCCCGTCGAAGCGGAGGCTATCGCCGAGGAGATCGGCGACGACGTGGTGATGAAAATCGTCAGCCCGGACATCCTGCACAAGTCAGATATCGGCGGCGTTGAGGTCGGTGTCCCCGTCGAAGACGTCCGGGACACCTACGAGGACCTCGTCGTCAGGGCGCGCAACTACCAGGAGGACGCGACAATCCTCGGCGTCCAGGTACAGGAGATGGTCGACCTCGACAACGGCGTCGAGACGATTCTCGGGATGAACCGCGACCCGCAGTTCGGACCGTTGCTGTTGTTCGGCCTCGGCGGTATTTTCGTCGAGGTGCTCGAAGACAACACTGTCAGTGTCGCCCCCGTCAGCGAGAACGAGGCGAAAGGGATGCTTGATGACATCGACTCCGCACCGCTGTTGCGCGGTGCCAGGGGTCGCGACCCCGTCGACGAAGCGACGCTGGTCGAAACCATCCAGCGGCTCTCGCAACTCGTCACTGACTTCCCCGCTATCGTCGAACTGGACATCAACCCCCTCGTCGCGACGCCCGACGGGGTGCAGGCGGTCGACCTGCGACTCACCCTCGACCAGGAGAAACTATGA
- a CDS encoding HTH domain-containing protein — MSSSTALGGRRATLFVRSDLPSPSQKRCTAIERELQELVCRGVLDDVETVEWEKRVPLQGPGNGTERGLYNEFADWAREAGVCLAPFFDTRLCYSSTTGEKRRELVMPAVCLAVYEDDDLVQVAPFADRGRTESVEECIAELAETGALPDTYSTTVSTV, encoded by the coding sequence ATGTCCAGCTCTACCGCTCTGGGCGGTCGTCGGGCGACCCTGTTCGTCCGGTCTGACCTCCCTTCGCCGTCACAGAAACGCTGTACCGCTATCGAACGTGAGCTACAGGAGCTGGTGTGCCGTGGCGTACTCGACGATGTCGAAACAGTCGAATGGGAGAAACGCGTGCCGCTGCAGGGTCCCGGTAACGGAACCGAACGGGGCCTGTACAACGAGTTTGCGGACTGGGCCCGCGAGGCCGGAGTCTGCCTCGCACCGTTTTTCGACACCCGGCTCTGTTACAGTTCGACGACGGGCGAGAAGCGCCGCGAACTCGTCATGCCGGCCGTCTGTCTTGCGGTCTACGAGGACGACGATCTCGTGCAGGTAGCCCCCTTTGCCGACAGAGGTCGAACTGAGTCCGTCGAAGAATGTATCGCTGAACTGGCCGAGACCGGGGCCCTTCCGGACACCTATTCGACAACGGTCTCGACCGTATAG
- a CDS encoding 3-ketoacyl-CoA thiolase, translating to MGVAVIGASMTKFGQRDAWIRELLSQAGEECLTDAGVAPDDVEHLYVSNMASGEFEGQTGIMNLLAHDLGVLPAYSERVDQTSSSGGAGIYEAWQSVASGASDMTLLVGGEKMTHKTTGQATDIIASITHPDEYKHGVTLPSFAGMTARHYLERFDAPRESLARVAVKNHRNGVDNPKAQFQKEITMEKALESPIIADPLRLYDFCPITDGSAALMFTTEERAKEITDEYTLVSGIGGATDTHVVHERDDPTVMDGVVESSKQAYEMAGLSPDDLDVAELHDMFTILEFLQLEGIGVADQGTAWELAMDGATAKDGELPINTSGGLKSKGHPLGASGVAQGVEIYEQLVGEAGPRQVEADTALACNVGGFGNCVITTIMEAAE from the coding sequence ATGGGAGTCGCAGTAATCGGCGCGTCAATGACGAAGTTCGGGCAACGCGACGCCTGGATCCGTGAGTTGCTCTCGCAGGCGGGCGAGGAGTGCCTCACGGACGCCGGCGTCGCGCCCGATGACGTAGAGCACCTGTACGTCTCGAACATGGCAAGCGGCGAGTTCGAAGGCCAGACGGGAATCATGAATCTGCTGGCCCACGACCTGGGGGTGCTTCCGGCCTACAGCGAACGGGTCGACCAGACCTCATCCTCGGGCGGGGCCGGGATCTACGAGGCTTGGCAGTCAGTCGCCAGCGGGGCCAGCGACATGACGCTGCTGGTCGGCGGGGAGAAGATGACCCACAAGACGACGGGCCAGGCGACCGACATCATCGCCTCGATAACCCACCCTGACGAGTACAAACACGGCGTGACGCTCCCGTCTTTTGCCGGGATGACCGCTCGCCACTATCTGGAGCGGTTTGACGCCCCCCGAGAGTCACTCGCCCGGGTCGCGGTCAAGAACCATAGAAACGGCGTGGACAACCCCAAGGCGCAGTTCCAAAAGGAGATCACGATGGAGAAAGCGCTGGAGTCGCCCATCATCGCCGACCCGCTGCGGCTGTATGACTTCTGTCCGATTACGGACGGCAGCGCCGCGCTCATGTTCACGACGGAGGAGCGGGCTAAGGAGATAACCGACGAGTACACGCTGGTCTCCGGCATCGGCGGGGCGACCGACACGCACGTCGTCCACGAGCGCGACGACCCGACGGTCATGGACGGGGTCGTCGAATCGAGCAAACAGGCCTACGAGATGGCCGGCCTCAGCCCCGACGACCTCGATGTGGCCGAACTGCACGATATGTTCACCATTCTGGAGTTCCTCCAGTTGGAGGGTATCGGCGTCGCCGACCAGGGAACGGCCTGGGAGCTGGCGATGGACGGTGCGACGGCCAAGGACGGCGAGTTGCCGATCAACACCTCCGGCGGGCTCAAATCGAAGGGGCATCCGCTGGGGGCAAGCGGCGTCGCGCAAGGCGTCGAAATCTACGAACAGCTCGTCGGCGAGGCCGGGCCGCGACAGGTCGAGGCTGACACCGCACTGGCGTGTAACGTCGGCGGGTTCGGGAACTGTGTCATCACCACCATCATGGAGGCCGCAGAATGA
- a CDS encoding Zn-ribbon domain-containing OB-fold protein, whose product MTLEAGMCSNGHVSYPTHPLCPECGEPQDETFDLADRTAEVVTWTHSTATPPGVREPNTLAIVEFDVTDIDDASDEFVRALGQVTTDEVETGDTVEPVYVEELRDPDAGIKVPESQDWDGYRWDPV is encoded by the coding sequence ATGACGCTGGAAGCAGGTATGTGTTCGAACGGTCATGTCTCGTACCCCACGCATCCGCTGTGTCCTGAGTGTGGCGAGCCACAGGACGAGACGTTCGACCTCGCGGACCGGACCGCCGAAGTCGTCACCTGGACCCATTCGACAGCGACGCCACCGGGTGTCCGCGAGCCGAACACGCTGGCTATCGTGGAGTTCGACGTAACGGACATCGACGACGCGAGCGACGAGTTCGTCCGCGCGCTCGGGCAGGTGACGACGGACGAGGTCGAAACAGGTGACACGGTTGAGCCGGTCTACGTCGAGGAACTCCGCGACCCCGACGCGGGTATCAAGGTGCCCGAAAGTCAGGACTGGGACGGCTACCGCTGGGACCCGGTCTGA
- a CDS encoding IS6 family transposase yields MPEISRLSGHRDWIDLDFVERERTPESAMALGIKSHVTGLSLSNTVELLDSLGVRRSRKAIHDWVQKADLQPESGKSPNQVALDETVIRINNQQFWLYAAADPQSNELLHVRLFATTTTTLTEIFLRELRQKHDVETAVFLVDGAQHLQTALQRTGLRFQMCRNGNRNAVERIFRELKRRTSSFSNSFSHVDPETAENWLQSFACWHNATN; encoded by the coding sequence ATGCCAGAAATCAGCCGCCTCAGCGGACATAGAGACTGGATTGATTTGGATTTTGTGGAGCGTGAGCGGACACCCGAGTCGGCGATGGCGTTGGGTATTAAATCCCACGTTACGGGACTGTCGTTGTCGAATACCGTCGAATTACTCGATTCGCTGGGTGTCCGACGCAGTCGGAAAGCGATCCACGATTGGGTTCAGAAAGCCGATCTACAGCCCGAATCTGGGAAATCTCCGAATCAGGTTGCGCTCGACGAAACAGTGATTCGCATCAATAATCAGCAATTCTGGCTGTACGCTGCCGCCGATCCGCAGTCGAACGAACTGCTTCACGTCCGGCTGTTTGCGACGACTACGACCACCCTCACGGAAATTTTCCTGCGCGAACTTCGGCAAAAACACGATGTCGAAACTGCTGTCTTTCTGGTCGATGGCGCTCAACACCTCCAAACTGCACTGCAACGAACTGGACTCCGATTTCAGATGTGTCGCAACGGAAATCGGAACGCTGTCGAACGGATTTTTCGAGAACTGAAGCGTCGAACCTCGTCGTTTTCAAACTCCTTCAGTCACGTCGACCCGGAAACCGCCGAAAACTGGTTGCAGAGTTTCGCTTGCTGGCATAATGCTACAAACTAA
- the dpsA gene encoding DNA starvation/stationary phase protection protein DpsA, with the protein MATQEHVRREFGNVEENELRLDKEKSEQVINALNQDLADTYTLYHQVKKHHWNVEGAEFRDLHLFLGDAAGHAEEAADELAERAQALGGTPIAGGKAQEEHASVEPEGQDVYDIRTSLENDLEMYGDIIESLRDHIDLAENLGDHATAQILREIIVQTEEDAHHIEHYLEDDTLVLD; encoded by the coding sequence ATGGCAACACAAGAGCACGTCCGACGCGAGTTCGGGAACGTCGAAGAGAACGAACTCCGCCTCGACAAGGAGAAGTCCGAGCAGGTAATCAACGCGCTGAACCAGGACCTTGCGGACACGTACACGCTGTACCATCAGGTCAAGAAGCACCACTGGAACGTCGAAGGCGCCGAGTTCCGCGACCTCCACCTGTTCCTCGGCGACGCCGCCGGACACGCCGAAGAAGCAGCCGACGAACTCGCGGAGCGAGCGCAGGCCCTCGGTGGCACACCTATCGCCGGCGGCAAGGCACAGGAAGAGCACGCGTCGGTAGAACCGGAAGGGCAGGACGTGTACGACATCCGGACATCGCTCGAAAACGACCTCGAAATGTACGGCGACATCATCGAGTCGCTCCGTGACCACATCGACCTCGCGGAGAACCTCGGTGACCACGCGACTGCACAGATCCTCCGGGAAATCATCGTCCAGACCGAGGAAGACGCCCACCACATCGAGCACTACCTCGAAGACGACACGCTCGTGCTGGACTAA
- a CDS encoding beta-ketoacyl-ACP reductase yields MNLDNQTCVVTGSSRGIGRGIAKDLGAHGANVVVNYRSSKAEARAVVEDIRDSGGTAIAAQADVAKLDEVRAMREKVADEFGPADVLVNNAGITIDKKFENMTRDDWETVIDVNLGGVFNGTKAFYDDIRDADHGRLINISSVVGQQGNIGQANYATTKSGLFGFTRTLALELAHTGSTANCVAPGFVKTDMLEEVPERVQEKILREIPLDRFARVEDIAGIVRFVASEESSYMTGQVLGVNGGMEW; encoded by the coding sequence ATGAACCTGGATAATCAAACCTGTGTCGTCACTGGGTCCTCACGCGGGATCGGTCGCGGAATCGCCAAAGACCTTGGTGCTCACGGGGCCAACGTCGTCGTCAACTACCGTTCCTCGAAGGCGGAAGCCCGTGCCGTCGTCGAGGATATCCGCGACAGCGGCGGCACCGCTATCGCGGCGCAGGCCGACGTGGCGAAACTCGATGAAGTCCGGGCGATGCGTGAGAAGGTGGCCGACGAGTTCGGGCCCGCGGACGTGCTCGTCAACAACGCTGGTATCACCATCGACAAAAAGTTCGAGAACATGACCCGCGACGACTGGGAGACGGTGATCGACGTCAACCTCGGCGGCGTATTCAACGGGACGAAGGCTTTCTATGATGATATTCGCGACGCCGACCACGGCCGACTCATAAACATCTCCAGCGTCGTCGGCCAGCAGGGCAATATAGGGCAGGCTAACTATGCGACGACGAAATCCGGGTTGTTCGGCTTTACACGGACGCTTGCGCTCGAACTGGCACACACGGGTTCGACCGCGAACTGCGTCGCGCCGGGCTTTGTCAAGACCGACATGCTAGAGGAGGTGCCCGAACGCGTGCAGGAGAAGATTCTGCGGGAGATTCCGCTCGACCGGTTCGCACGCGTTGAGGACATCGCCGGCATCGTGAGGTTCGTTGCCAGCGAGGAATCGAGCTACATGACAGGACAGGTACTTGGTGTTAACGGCGGGATGGAGTGGTAG
- the bioD gene encoding dethiobiotin synthase, whose translation MSETSTGSRPKGETGQIAEDGVFVVGTDTGVGKTVVTAGLTGWLREVGTAAVAVKPCQTGYPPDDDAAFVESVCGTADAAVCLQRLSPPLAPKVAAREADDDVTLSYESIRDGVTDVVAGSETAIVEGIGGLRVPLADDREVIDLVADVGLPALVVARSGLGTLNHTALTVQALRQRDVPVVGVVLNEYKGETTAERTNPDGIERMTDCTVWPVPPLDIESSASVIDGLRTHLQQSVLRPAIEQ comes from the coding sequence GTGAGCGAAACAAGCACCGGTTCGAGACCTAAAGGCGAAACCGGCCAGATCGCCGAGGACGGTGTCTTCGTCGTCGGCACCGACACCGGCGTCGGCAAGACGGTTGTGACCGCCGGGCTGACGGGCTGGCTGCGGGAGGTGGGGACAGCCGCCGTCGCAGTAAAACCCTGCCAGACTGGATACCCGCCGGACGACGACGCGGCGTTTGTCGAGTCCGTCTGTGGCACAGCGGACGCCGCAGTCTGTCTGCAGCGGTTATCGCCACCACTGGCACCAAAAGTGGCCGCACGGGAAGCAGACGACGATGTCACGCTTTCCTACGAGTCGATCCGCGACGGTGTCACCGATGTCGTGGCGGGAAGCGAGACGGCTATTGTCGAGGGCATCGGTGGCCTGCGCGTCCCGCTCGCGGACGATCGAGAAGTCATCGACCTCGTTGCGGATGTCGGGCTTCCTGCGCTGGTCGTCGCCCGTTCGGGCCTCGGAACGCTCAATCACACGGCACTGACGGTTCAGGCGCTCCGCCAGCGGGACGTGCCAGTCGTCGGTGTCGTTCTCAACGAGTACAAAGGCGAGACGACCGCTGAGCGGACGAATCCGGATGGTATCGAACGGATGACCGACTGTACTGTCTGGCCAGTACCACCCCTTGACATCGAGTCGTCTGCGAGCGTAATTGACGGACTCAGAACGCATCTCCAACAGTCGGTTCTGCGGCCAGCTATCGAGCAGTAG